A portion of the Halodesulfovibrio sp. MK-HDV genome contains these proteins:
- the tssC gene encoding type VI secretion system contractile sheath large subunit, which produces MSAQVQTAAVENAAPVGLLDEIMAQTKMAPNEEGYDVAKKGVAAFIENLIGTNKTEEPVNKTLVDQMLVELDKKISSQMDAILHEASVQEMESSWRGLKLLVDRTDFRENIKLELLHVTKKELLDDFEFAPETVQSGLYKHVYSSGYGQFGGEPIGAMIGNYSFSPSTPDMKLLQYVAAVGAMAHAPFISSVAPDFFGIDSYEELPNLKDLNTIFESPRYTKWRSLRESEDSRYLGLTAPRFLLRVPYDPVENPIKSFNYRETVSDSHESYLWGNTAFAMASRLTDSFAKFRWCPNIIGPQSGGAVEDLPVHVYEALGSLQAKIPTEVLITDRKEFELAEEGFISLTMRKGSDNAAFFSANSIQKPKVFQNTKEGKEAETNYKLGTQLPYMMIINRLAHYIKVLQREQIGSWKERQDLERDLNTWIRQYVADQENPPSDVRSRRPLRAAKIEVSDIEGDPGWYQVSLAVRPHFKYMGANFELSLVGRLDQA; this is translated from the coding sequence ATGTCCGCTCAAGTACAAACTGCTGCAGTAGAGAATGCTGCACCGGTAGGCCTTCTCGATGAAATTATGGCGCAGACCAAAATGGCGCCGAACGAAGAAGGCTATGATGTTGCTAAAAAAGGTGTAGCAGCATTTATTGAAAACCTTATCGGTACTAATAAGACAGAAGAGCCGGTAAACAAAACTCTCGTAGACCAGATGCTTGTTGAGCTTGATAAAAAGATCAGCTCGCAGATGGATGCAATTCTTCACGAAGCCAGCGTGCAGGAGATGGAATCTTCATGGCGTGGGCTTAAACTTTTAGTTGATAGAACTGACTTTCGTGAGAACATTAAGCTTGAATTGCTTCATGTTACTAAGAAAGAGTTGCTTGATGACTTCGAATTTGCACCGGAAACCGTGCAGTCTGGTTTATACAAGCACGTATACTCTTCCGGTTACGGTCAGTTCGGTGGTGAACCAATCGGTGCAATGATTGGTAACTACTCGTTCTCTCCAAGCACACCGGATATGAAGCTTCTTCAGTACGTAGCTGCTGTTGGTGCTATGGCTCACGCGCCGTTTATCTCCAGCGTTGCTCCGGACTTCTTCGGTATCGACTCTTATGAAGAATTACCGAACTTGAAAGATCTTAATACAATCTTTGAAAGCCCACGTTACACCAAATGGCGTTCCCTGCGTGAGTCTGAAGATTCCCGCTACCTTGGTCTTACTGCGCCACGCTTTTTGCTGCGCGTTCCTTACGATCCAGTCGAGAACCCTATCAAATCATTCAATTACCGCGAAACCGTTAGCGACTCTCACGAGAGCTACCTTTGGGGTAACACTGCATTTGCAATGGCATCTCGTCTTACAGACAGCTTTGCAAAATTCCGCTGGTGCCCGAATATTATCGGCCCTCAGAGCGGTGGTGCTGTGGAAGATTTGCCAGTGCATGTATATGAAGCACTTGGTTCCCTTCAGGCAAAAATTCCAACTGAAGTTCTTATTACTGACCGTAAAGAATTTGAACTTGCAGAAGAAGGTTTCATTTCCCTTACCATGAGAAAAGGCAGCGACAACGCAGCATTTTTCTCTGCTAACTCTATTCAGAAACCAAAAGTGTTTCAGAATACCAAAGAAGGTAAGGAAGCAGAAACTAACTACAAGCTTGGTACTCAGCTTCCATACATGATGATCATCAACCGCCTTGCGCACTACATTAAAGTGCTCCAGCGCGAACAGATTGGTTCATGGAAAGAACGCCAGGATCTTGAGCGCGATCTTAATACATGGATTCGTCAGTATGTTGCTGATCAGGAAAACCCACCTTCTGATGTACGTAGCCGTCGTCCGCTTCGCGCTGCAAAAATCGAAGTTTCCGATATCGAAGGCGATCCAGGCTGGTATCAGGTTTCTCTCGCAGTACGTCCTCACTTCAAATATATGGGTGCGAATTTTGAATTGTCCTTGGTAGGCCGACTCGATCAGGCATAG
- a CDS encoding TetR/AcrR family transcriptional regulator: protein MNKPAKPTGRKEQTKEKLVSSVGKVLARDGFKGLGVNKVAREAGVDKVLVYRYFDGLPNLVLEYSNTCDFWPTAKELLGSEPERIKAFSPDRQIAEFFKSFVVALRNRPVTLDILAWEVLERNELTKQLEDIRIRTVLQYFEYLEDIPDDENLTAIVAIMSGAVTHLLIKSRITGSVGGLDIEKEDGWERINRAIELLLKGIFE from the coding sequence ATGAATAAACCAGCCAAACCAACAGGACGCAAGGAGCAGACTAAAGAAAAGTTAGTCAGTTCCGTTGGCAAAGTTCTTGCGAGAGATGGATTTAAAGGTCTCGGGGTAAATAAGGTTGCAAGAGAAGCTGGTGTGGATAAGGTGTTGGTTTATAGATATTTTGATGGACTCCCAAACCTAGTGCTCGAATACAGTAATACCTGTGATTTTTGGCCAACAGCAAAGGAACTACTTGGCTCCGAACCTGAAAGAATAAAAGCGTTTTCACCCGACAGACAAATCGCAGAATTTTTTAAATCATTTGTTGTGGCGCTCCGAAATCGCCCTGTGACATTAGATATTCTTGCGTGGGAAGTTCTTGAAAGAAATGAACTTACAAAGCAGCTTGAAGATATCAGGATAAGAACTGTTCTACAGTATTTTGAATATCTTGAGGATATTCCTGATGATGAAAATTTGACCGCAATTGTCGCTATTATGAGTGGAGCCGTAACTCATCTTCTTATTAAATCACGAATAACGGGTAGTGTTGGCGGGCTTGATATTGAAAAAGAAGACGGTTGGGAAAGAATAAACAGAGCAATAGAATTGTTACTGAAGGGTATATTTGAGTAA
- the tssE gene encoding type VI secretion system baseplate subunit TssE, which produces MSHLRAKNNSYGSFFERLEADASTRSVTQCPDPVDVVDSVKRNIAQLLNTRMGESLSAPDLGLMDFNDATLGSQDLAVQIRRAIRHCIERYEPRVEDIDIRVLPDATTPLKLKFHIVATVRSGAMHDKVQIDLFLDSNRSYRVK; this is translated from the coding sequence ATGTCTCATCTTCGAGCTAAGAACAATTCTTACGGAAGCTTCTTTGAACGACTAGAAGCAGATGCATCAACTCGGTCGGTGACGCAATGTCCCGACCCCGTTGATGTGGTCGATTCCGTAAAGCGAAATATCGCACAGCTTCTTAACACCCGTATGGGCGAATCGCTAAGTGCACCCGATCTCGGGTTGATGGATTTTAATGACGCAACTCTCGGTAGTCAGGATTTGGCTGTACAGATTCGTCGGGCAATCCGTCATTGCATAGAGCGGTACGAACCGCGGGTGGAAGATATCGATATCAGAGTGTTACCGGACGCAACAACGCCGCTGAAGCTGAAATTTCATATTGTAGCAACAGTACGTTCTGGCGCTATGCACGACAAAGTGCAGATAGACCTCTTCTTGGATAGTAACAGATCATACAGAGTAAAGTAG
- the tssF gene encoding type VI secretion system baseplate subunit TssF, translating to MRDRYFRDELAFLREQGAAFSEVYPQLSRFLNARTTDPDVERLLEGFAFLTGRLREKVEDEFPELTHSIINMLWPNYLRPVPSISIVQFTPDEKAISERQTVAKGTRLNSVPVFGTTCQFRTCHELDICPIVREKVTTTTTRESSHIDVDLRILGDLNAESVDFNSLRFYLSGQTYSAQMLFLWLSHYLERIEIIAGDNVYSLPSSNFRAVGFDPAHSILPYPKNVYEGYRILQEYLAFQEAFLFFDVHNFGKTLPPETTGNVTVRFCFSKTLPADVRVRDESFELHCTPVINLFTHDADPIDLNGKSTEYKIVPSSRFASHYEIFSIDKVRGWQENQTGRVRGQARIYTPFESFQHEIERAQDRNTLYYRVRVRDSIRNDGFEHYLSFVRGDESACMNFSEAVSLELTCTNRQLPLELGKGDICVPTDSSPSYAEFSNITEPTAPLRPVLDGSLLWTLISNLSLNYMSLLSKDALCSVLQAYDFRALVDRQAERISRHRLDGIVTINSSPVDKILRGLPVRGLRSEITLNQSAFGSEGDLYLFGTILSRFFALYASINSFHELVVINSDNQETYTWDTQTGMQPLI from the coding sequence GTGCGTGACAGATATTTCAGAGATGAACTCGCTTTCTTGCGAGAGCAAGGTGCCGCTTTTTCAGAAGTGTATCCTCAGCTTTCCCGTTTTCTTAATGCCCGTACAACCGACCCTGATGTTGAGCGGTTGTTGGAAGGCTTTGCTTTTCTAACAGGACGCTTACGGGAAAAGGTGGAAGACGAGTTCCCTGAGCTTACGCATTCAATCATTAACATGCTCTGGCCTAACTACCTGAGGCCTGTTCCTAGCATCAGTATCGTACAGTTTACTCCTGATGAAAAAGCAATCAGCGAACGGCAGACTGTGGCGAAGGGAACTAGATTGAACAGTGTGCCTGTGTTCGGAACGACTTGTCAGTTCCGCACCTGTCACGAACTGGATATCTGCCCGATAGTACGTGAGAAGGTAACAACAACCACAACTCGTGAATCTTCGCATATTGATGTGGACTTACGAATTTTGGGCGATCTCAATGCTGAGAGCGTGGATTTTAATTCGTTACGCTTTTATTTAAGCGGTCAAACGTACAGTGCTCAAATGCTCTTTTTGTGGCTCAGCCACTATTTAGAGCGGATTGAAATTATTGCTGGAGACAATGTGTATTCATTGCCATCAAGCAATTTCAGAGCTGTAGGATTTGATCCTGCTCACTCCATTTTGCCGTATCCGAAGAACGTGTACGAAGGGTACCGTATCCTTCAAGAATACCTTGCTTTCCAGGAAGCGTTTTTATTCTTTGATGTACATAACTTCGGTAAAACGTTGCCGCCGGAAACAACTGGTAACGTAACAGTACGTTTTTGTTTTTCTAAAACACTTCCTGCAGATGTTCGTGTGCGTGATGAAAGTTTTGAGCTGCATTGCACGCCTGTCATTAACCTGTTTACGCATGATGCAGACCCTATCGATCTGAATGGTAAGAGTACTGAGTATAAAATCGTCCCTTCCAGCAGATTCGCTTCTCATTATGAGATCTTTAGTATCGATAAGGTTCGGGGATGGCAGGAAAATCAAACAGGCCGCGTTCGCGGTCAGGCGCGTATTTATACGCCATTTGAGAGTTTTCAGCACGAAATTGAACGCGCACAGGATCGAAACACACTCTATTACCGCGTACGAGTGAGAGATAGCATCCGTAACGACGGATTTGAACACTACCTGTCATTCGTACGTGGTGATGAGTCTGCCTGTATGAATTTTAGTGAAGCAGTGTCGCTGGAGTTGACGTGTACAAACAGGCAACTTCCGCTTGAATTAGGAAAAGGGGACATCTGTGTACCCACGGATAGTTCACCGTCTTATGCTGAGTTTTCCAACATTACAGAACCAACCGCACCCTTACGCCCAGTGCTGGATGGCAGTCTTCTTTGGACACTTATTTCCAACCTTTCTTTGAACTATATGTCGCTGCTGTCTAAAGACGCCTTGTGTTCTGTTTTGCAAGCGTATGACTTTCGAGCTTTGGTCGATAGACAGGCAGAGCGCATTTCCCGTCATAGACTGGATGGTATTGTGACCATTAATTCTTCACCGGTGGATAAGATTTTACGAGGGCTTCCAGTTCGAGGTTTGCGTTCGGAAATAACGCTTAACCAGTCTGCATTCGGGTCAGAAGGTGATTTGTATCTGTTCGGTACAATTCTCAGCCGATTCTTTGCACTCTATGCAAGCATCAATTCATTCCACGAATTGGTGGTGATCAACTCGGATAATCAGGAGACCTACACATGGGACACTCAGACGGGAATGCAGCCGTTGATTTAG
- the tssK gene encoding type VI secretion system baseplate subunit TssK encodes MSARNRVVWNEGLFIKPQHFQQQQRYNEYLLDARVTAASRYLYGISELSLNPEYLSFGRIALESASGIMPDGTPFRIPQEDTLPEALEIASSDVASQIVYLTIPLRSDSITELTWPESKGASRFEVQKHESRDIHTPQGDLTVIDVSPVRLRLMLEQEDRSAYASIAIARILEKRPDGSVYLDPDFIPCHLDVCAVAMLHRFISEVAGLMRERARNIAQRIGSPSQGGVADVSDFMLLQALNRIQPQLQHLAKLRSLHPERLYEVLSSFCGEFATFTDESRMPPEFPGYNHDMPVSSFAPVMSMLRQALSIVLEPRAVSLQLQKRKFGLMVAPVQDPSLISKADFILAVRARMPLDELRKQFIQQTKVASVEKIRELISLQLPGIPVTPLPVAPRQLPYHAGYTYYQLDKSNEAWNMLNNSSGFALHVAGDFPDLDLQFWAIRS; translated from the coding sequence ATGTCTGCACGAAATCGCGTTGTCTGGAACGAGGGGCTCTTTATTAAGCCTCAACATTTTCAGCAACAACAACGCTATAACGAATATTTACTCGATGCACGTGTCACTGCAGCAAGCCGCTATCTCTATGGTATTTCTGAGCTGTCGTTGAACCCTGAATATTTAAGTTTCGGTCGTATCGCTCTTGAAAGCGCATCAGGCATTATGCCGGATGGTACACCGTTTCGTATTCCTCAGGAAGATACTCTGCCGGAAGCGTTGGAAATTGCATCCAGCGATGTGGCAAGCCAGATTGTGTACCTGACCATTCCTCTCCGCAGTGACTCTATTACAGAGCTAACGTGGCCAGAAAGCAAAGGTGCCAGCCGCTTCGAAGTTCAAAAACATGAATCTCGCGATATCCATACTCCGCAAGGTGACTTAACAGTCATCGATGTAAGCCCAGTTCGACTACGGTTGATGCTGGAACAGGAAGATCGCAGTGCGTATGCCTCAATCGCAATCGCAAGAATTTTAGAAAAACGACCTGACGGCAGCGTCTATCTCGATCCGGATTTTATTCCGTGTCATCTGGATGTGTGCGCAGTCGCTATGCTGCATCGCTTCATTAGTGAAGTGGCAGGGCTTATGCGGGAAAGAGCACGCAATATTGCTCAACGTATTGGTTCCCCTAGTCAGGGTGGCGTTGCGGATGTTTCCGACTTTATGCTGTTGCAGGCACTGAACCGTATTCAGCCTCAGTTACAGCATCTTGCGAAACTGCGCAGTCTGCATCCAGAGCGATTGTACGAAGTGCTTTCTTCATTTTGTGGAGAGTTCGCGACGTTTACGGATGAAAGCAGAATGCCACCTGAGTTTCCCGGGTACAATCACGACATGCCGGTAAGCTCTTTTGCTCCGGTAATGTCTATGCTCAGACAGGCGTTGAGCATTGTGCTCGAACCGCGTGCTGTTTCATTGCAGCTGCAAAAGCGCAAGTTCGGTCTCATGGTTGCTCCTGTGCAGGACCCGTCTCTTATCAGCAAAGCCGATTTTATTCTGGCAGTACGTGCGCGTATGCCGCTTGATGAATTGCGTAAGCAGTTTATCCAGCAAACGAAAGTGGCTTCTGTGGAGAAAATTCGAGAGCTTATTTCTCTTCAGCTTCCGGGCATTCCGGTCACACCGTTGCCGGTTGCTCCTCGCCAGTTACCTTACCATGCAGGATACACATACTATCAGCTTGATAAAAGTAACGAAGCTTGGAACATGCTGAATAATTCAAGTGGCTTTGCTCTGCATGTCGCTGGTGATTTTCCAGACCTTGACCTGCAGTTCTGGGCTATCAGGAGTTAG
- the tssG gene encoding type VI secretion system baseplate subunit TssG, with protein sequence MGHSDGNAAVDLDASPVCALPENVRSYNFYQLVELLHKLDGSDPESEEWESTCRLLFSSSTSLGFAASDVQGIERIKGGACRLETTFLGLNGAQSPLPGYYLEEILTEGDEGLRKEFLNFFNHRLVSLVYRIWRKYRYYIRFKDNASDAFSGQLFALVGLADKGMRSGTSINWCKMLAYAGMLAGRSRSPQVVSGIVGHCFDLPDVSILQWQVRNVPIPAEQRLLLGRKNIQLGQDTVIGNYVRDCTGKFVICLKDLTMERFRDFLPIGKDFQPLCTLIEFILREQMAYDLELELKPDEAFPICLDKKYGALLGWSSFMGDITKNRRVRIQIRL encoded by the coding sequence ATGGGACACTCAGACGGGAATGCAGCCGTTGATTTAGATGCAAGCCCAGTGTGTGCCTTGCCGGAAAATGTCCGGTCATACAACTTTTACCAGCTTGTGGAGCTGCTGCACAAGCTGGATGGTTCTGATCCAGAAAGCGAAGAGTGGGAATCCACATGTCGCTTGCTGTTCAGTTCGAGTACCAGTCTGGGGTTTGCAGCTAGTGATGTGCAGGGGATTGAACGAATAAAAGGTGGGGCATGCCGTCTGGAAACAACGTTTCTTGGATTAAATGGGGCGCAATCACCACTACCGGGATATTATCTCGAAGAAATTTTAACAGAAGGAGACGAGGGACTTCGCAAGGAGTTTCTCAACTTCTTTAACCACCGACTTGTGTCGCTGGTGTACCGTATCTGGCGAAAATATAGGTACTATATTCGATTTAAGGATAATGCCTCGGATGCCTTCTCAGGCCAGCTATTTGCGTTGGTTGGATTGGCCGACAAGGGCATGCGAAGTGGAACTTCGATCAACTGGTGCAAAATGCTCGCGTATGCGGGGATGCTTGCAGGACGGAGTCGCTCTCCACAGGTTGTCTCCGGTATTGTAGGGCATTGTTTCGATTTACCGGATGTATCCATCTTGCAATGGCAGGTGCGTAATGTGCCTATTCCTGCAGAGCAGCGGTTGTTGCTTGGAAGAAAGAACATCCAGCTGGGTCAAGATACCGTTATTGGCAATTATGTGCGCGACTGCACAGGAAAATTTGTTATTTGTTTGAAAGACTTAACAATGGAACGGTTTAGGGATTTTCTTCCTATTGGGAAAGATTTTCAACCGCTCTGTACACTGATTGAATTTATTTTACGGGAACAGATGGCGTATGATTTGGAGCTTGAACTTAAACCGGATGAAGCGTTCCCGATTTGTCTCGATAAAAAGTACGGCGCGTTATTAGGCTGGTCTTCATTTATGGGTGACATAACGAAGAATCGGCGCGTGCGAATCCAGATTAGGCTTTAG
- the tagH gene encoding type VI secretion system-associated FHA domain protein TagH translates to MSEQQCITLVVTNTQVLEAGLSATKTFYAKGGSIGASPGDDWNLRDRKGKVRLSHCKISVIDGEFCITDTSDATYVNGASMPVGWGKHAQLNDNDTVAIGPYEMRVHFADEDEIFAGKTRSLKQVFDDSDNSSLLADGVAQTSFDSTLSDDSGAVDDPLAALDELEGMLATDLDDFSLDEPKAEDDSAFLLAKDQQWQGHSVTVQADSDYETSSAISLQQQASPKGREMDESALESIEQAVAGNGYGTDAGSSHFVAGPMLRGLGVSIGKSENLADMQVLSEEIGCSLQAAVKGLLNLHQQVEDSRYGVMNKNLQPIEDNPLRLGLPYDETIKTMYDGKRSLVHLAAPAAIEESLGTVKNHNEAVQIATAEALSQVLRAFSPEVLMKRFTSYRRTSLHESESQEAWAWSMYNSYYAELISERQKGFEKLFWEIFDQAYDKKLREMQMES, encoded by the coding sequence ATGTCAGAGCAACAATGTATCACATTAGTAGTCACGAATACTCAGGTGCTTGAAGCTGGGTTGTCCGCAACAAAAACATTTTACGCTAAGGGTGGCTCCATTGGTGCCAGTCCTGGTGATGACTGGAATCTGCGTGACAGGAAAGGGAAAGTTCGCCTTTCACATTGCAAAATTTCAGTTATTGATGGCGAATTTTGTATCACTGATACCAGTGATGCAACTTACGTAAACGGTGCTTCTATGCCTGTTGGCTGGGGAAAACATGCCCAGTTGAACGATAACGACACCGTTGCAATCGGTCCGTACGAAATGCGAGTGCATTTTGCCGATGAAGATGAAATTTTCGCTGGTAAAACTCGGTCGTTGAAGCAGGTTTTTGATGATTCTGATAACTCATCACTTTTAGCAGACGGCGTTGCGCAAACTTCGTTTGATTCAACGTTAAGTGATGATAGCGGCGCGGTGGATGATCCATTAGCTGCGCTGGATGAATTAGAGGGAATGCTTGCCACGGATTTAGATGATTTTTCATTGGATGAACCGAAAGCAGAAGATGATTCTGCGTTTCTTCTCGCAAAAGATCAGCAGTGGCAAGGTCATTCTGTGACTGTGCAGGCTGATAGTGATTATGAAACAAGTTCTGCCATTTCATTGCAACAGCAGGCATCACCAAAGGGGCGTGAAATGGATGAAAGTGCACTTGAATCAATAGAACAGGCTGTTGCCGGAAACGGGTATGGCACTGATGCTGGTTCATCACACTTTGTGGCCGGTCCTATGCTTCGCGGTCTGGGAGTCTCCATCGGTAAAAGCGAAAATCTTGCCGACATGCAAGTGCTTTCAGAAGAGATAGGGTGCTCATTACAGGCTGCTGTGAAAGGGCTTTTGAATCTGCACCAACAGGTTGAAGACAGTCGTTACGGTGTCATGAATAAAAACCTTCAGCCTATTGAAGATAACCCGCTCCGTCTTGGTCTTCCGTACGATGAAACTATTAAGACTATGTATGACGGCAAACGCAGTCTTGTACATCTTGCTGCTCCTGCCGCGATTGAAGAGAGCCTTGGCACAGTAAAGAATCATAATGAAGCTGTGCAGATTGCTACTGCGGAAGCGCTCTCTCAAGTGCTCCGTGCTTTTTCACCGGAAGTGTTGATGAAGCGTTTCACCAGCTATCGCCGTACAAGCTTGCATGAAAGTGAATCTCAGGAAGCGTGGGCATGGAGCATGTACAACAGCTACTATGCTGAGCTTATTTCAGAACGACAGAAAGGGTTTGAAAAGCTTTTCTGGGAAATTTTTGATCAAGCGTACGACAAAAAATTACGCGAAATGCAGATGGAGTCATAA
- the tssB gene encoding type VI secretion system contractile sheath small subunit, with protein sequence MAKEGSVAPKERINIKYVPATGDQQEEVELPLKMVIMGDFKGHPEDTPIEERQTVSVDKNTFSSVMAESDLSLSASVPNLMVDEEGVDLPVNLSFRSLSDFTPDSIANQVPELKQLIELREALVALKGPLGNIPAFRTRMQDLLSSQESREKLLAELQLVGGGDEAASEAEPAPKAEPAPKKDK encoded by the coding sequence ATGGCTAAAGAGGGAAGTGTAGCTCCGAAAGAGCGAATAAATATTAAATACGTTCCCGCCACTGGCGACCAACAAGAAGAAGTCGAATTACCATTGAAAATGGTTATTATGGGCGACTTTAAGGGGCATCCTGAAGATACTCCTATTGAAGAAAGACAGACCGTATCTGTAGATAAGAACACATTTTCTTCCGTAATGGCTGAAAGTGACCTCTCTTTAAGTGCATCAGTGCCTAACTTGATGGTTGATGAAGAAGGCGTGGACTTACCAGTTAATCTATCTTTCCGCTCATTAAGCGATTTTACACCTGATTCAATCGCAAATCAGGTTCCAGAGCTGAAGCAGTTGATTGAATTACGTGAAGCGCTTGTCGCTTTGAAAGGCCCACTCGGAAACATCCCTGCCTTCCGTACCAGAATGCAAGACTTGCTCTCCTCGCAGGAATCTCGCGAGAAATTGCTGGCTGAATTGCAGTTGGTTGGTGGTGGTGATGAAGCAGCTTCTGAAGCTGAACCTGCTCCGAAAGCTGAGCCTGCTCCTAAGAAAGACAAGTAG
- a CDS encoding C-GCAxxG-C-C family protein produces the protein MPKTRTEKAIAYLNDGLMCSEAVIAPYAEEFGLSKDVVLKISSGFAGGMAQALTCGAVSGAFMVIGLRHGAGVSKDQGSRNFCFQLVKEFSQRFEKRRGTIECRKILGMNDINPDNPEDMNRLRTTGICEGVVRDASDILEELLFENKVEGK, from the coding sequence ATGCCTAAAACTCGAACAGAAAAAGCTATTGCTTACCTTAATGATGGATTGATGTGTTCAGAGGCCGTTATTGCACCATATGCAGAAGAATTTGGTCTTTCTAAAGATGTTGTCTTGAAAATATCAAGCGGCTTTGCGGGAGGAATGGCTCAGGCTTTAACGTGCGGGGCTGTTTCTGGGGCTTTTATGGTAATTGGTTTGAGACATGGAGCGGGTGTTTCAAAAGACCAAGGTTCAAGGAATTTTTGTTTTCAACTTGTTAAGGAGTTTTCTCAGCGTTTTGAAAAAAGAAGAGGAACCATAGAGTGTCGCAAGATTCTTGGGATGAATGATATAAATCCTGATAATCCTGAAGATATGAACAGATTAAGAACTACTGGGATATGTGAAGGTGTTGTCCGCGATGCAAGTGACATTTTAGAAGAATTACTTTTTGAAAATAAGGTGGAGGGGAAATGA
- the ribB gene encoding 3,4-dihydroxy-2-butanone-4-phosphate synthase yields MNQSLLDQFGTSEERVKRALAALQQGSGVIVTDDEDRENEGDMIFSSEHLTSVQMALLIRECSGIVCLCMTDDKIKQLDLPMMVDENHSQFQTAFTVSIEAAEGVTTGVSAADRVRTVKAASCGSADSSVLNSPGHVFPLRAREGGVLERRGHTEATVDLMRLSGLGNCGVLCEVTNPDGTMARMPELVEISKKYEMPMLTIEDLVAYRKENSL; encoded by the coding sequence ATGAATCAGTCATTACTTGATCAGTTTGGTACCTCAGAGGAACGTGTAAAAAGAGCTCTTGCTGCTTTGCAGCAGGGATCTGGTGTTATTGTTACTGACGATGAAGATCGTGAGAACGAAGGTGATATGATCTTTTCTTCAGAACACCTTACATCTGTACAGATGGCTTTACTCATTCGTGAATGTAGCGGCATTGTTTGTCTCTGCATGACTGATGATAAAATTAAGCAACTTGATTTACCAATGATGGTTGATGAAAACCACAGCCAGTTCCAGACTGCATTTACAGTATCTATTGAAGCCGCTGAAGGCGTAACCACCGGTGTTTCTGCAGCAGACCGTGTTCGCACCGTTAAAGCAGCATCCTGTGGTAGCGCTGATTCTTCGGTCCTTAATAGCCCAGGTCACGTATTTCCGCTTCGTGCCCGTGAAGGTGGCGTTTTAGAACGTCGTGGTCATACAGAAGCTACTGTTGACCTTATGCGCCTTTCCGGTCTTGGAAATTGTGGTGTGCTTTGTGAAGTAACAAATCCAGATGGTACTATGGCTCGTATGCCAGAGCTTGTTGAAATCTCAAAAAAATATGAGATGCCAATGCTTACCATCGAAGACTTGGTTGCCTACAGAAAAGAAAATAGCCTTTAG
- the tssJ gene encoding type VI secretion system lipoprotein TssJ codes for MKLRLILIICLLTQLTGCGWFFGDDDELPQLPSQISYCVFADTKVNQNVSGEPTPIGVQIFQLEDDSLFLDVSYDELVEEEDDALGSSYVDDSDYLLAPGQFKHTEFIEIDDDTRFIAVFGKYAEPNKVQWKKIIPVQPINKLYRLMVYLGPDEVKLSIVE; via the coding sequence ATGAAGTTACGACTCATACTTATCATCTGCCTGCTCACTCAGCTGACAGGTTGTGGTTGGTTTTTCGGTGATGATGACGAATTGCCGCAGCTTCCTTCACAAATTTCGTATTGTGTTTTTGCAGATACAAAAGTGAACCAGAACGTCAGCGGTGAACCGACTCCAATTGGGGTGCAGATTTTCCAGCTGGAAGATGACTCGTTGTTTTTAGATGTCAGTTACGACGAACTTGTTGAAGAAGAGGACGATGCTCTCGGCAGCAGTTACGTTGATGATTCTGACTATCTTCTGGCTCCCGGACAGTTCAAGCATACAGAGTTTATTGAGATAGATGACGATACTCGTTTTATCGCTGTATTCGGCAAATATGCAGAGCCGAACAAAGTACAGTGGAAGAAGATTATCCCTGTTCAGCCTATCAATAAACTGTACCGCTTGATGGTGTATTTGGGACCTGACGAAGTAAAACTGAGCATAGTGGAATAA